The following proteins are co-located in the Pseudarthrobacter siccitolerans genome:
- a CDS encoding globin domain-containing protein — protein sequence MLSDKSRPVIEATLPLVGSRIGAITPKFYQRLFAAHPELLDGVFSRSNQRSGNQQQALAGSIAAFATHLVNNPGTLPETVLSRIAHRHASLGIAEPQYQVVYEHLFAAIAEDLAEVITAEIAEAWTEVYWLMADALIKLEKALYAGQANDKMWMPWRVAAKTAAGAGSMTFTLEPADGTPVTPALPGQYISVKVVLPEGLRQVRQYSLSGEAGTSRSFTTKLDDGGEVSPVLHNDVQVGDILEISNPYGEIALKDGDGPVVLASAGIGCTPTASILRALAEAGSDRQVLVLHAESTLDNWALRSQMTDDVESLDGAELQLWLEQPEAGAREGFMSLREVDLPANASLYLCGPLPFMKNIRNEAINAGIPATRIHYEVFGPDIWLAS from the coding sequence ATGCTCTCGGACAAATCCCGCCCTGTCATCGAGGCCACGCTGCCGCTCGTCGGTTCCCGCATCGGCGCCATCACGCCCAAGTTCTACCAGCGGCTCTTCGCCGCGCACCCCGAACTCCTGGACGGTGTCTTCAGCCGTTCCAACCAGCGCTCAGGCAACCAGCAGCAGGCGCTGGCAGGCAGCATCGCGGCCTTCGCCACGCACCTCGTCAACAACCCGGGCACCCTCCCCGAGACGGTCCTGTCGCGCATCGCCCACCGCCACGCCTCGCTGGGTATCGCGGAGCCGCAGTACCAGGTGGTGTACGAGCACCTGTTCGCGGCCATCGCCGAAGACCTGGCGGAGGTCATCACGGCCGAGATCGCCGAAGCGTGGACTGAGGTGTACTGGCTCATGGCCGACGCCTTGATCAAGCTCGAAAAGGCCCTCTACGCAGGCCAGGCGAACGACAAGATGTGGATGCCGTGGCGCGTGGCCGCAAAGACCGCCGCCGGGGCCGGATCCATGACCTTCACCCTTGAGCCGGCGGACGGGACCCCGGTGACGCCGGCCCTCCCGGGCCAGTACATCAGCGTCAAGGTGGTCCTGCCCGAGGGCCTGCGCCAGGTGCGCCAGTACTCCCTGTCCGGGGAGGCCGGGACCAGCCGCAGCTTCACCACCAAACTGGACGACGGCGGTGAAGTGTCGCCTGTACTTCACAACGACGTGCAGGTGGGCGACATCCTGGAGATTTCCAACCCGTACGGTGAAATCGCCCTCAAGGACGGCGACGGCCCGGTGGTGCTTGCCTCCGCAGGCATCGGATGCACTCCCACGGCCTCGATCCTTCGCGCACTGGCGGAGGCCGGTTCTGACCGGCAGGTGCTGGTGCTCCACGCGGAAAGCACCCTGGACAACTGGGCGCTGCGCAGCCAGATGACGGACGACGTCGAAAGCCTGGACGGTGCCGAGCTGCAGCTCTGGCTGGAACAGCCGGAGGCGGGCGCGCGGGAAGGATTCATGTCGCTGCGCGAGGTGGACCTTCCGGCCAATGCGTCCCTGTACCTGTGCGGCCCGTTGCCGTTTATGAAGAACATCCGCAATGAGGCCATCAACGCCGGCATCCCGGCTACGCGGATCCACTACGAGGTATTCGGCCCGGACATCTGGCTGGCTTCCTGA
- a CDS encoding RrF2 family transcriptional regulator: MKINAFADVSLRALMVLAAAPGGTLLTTQNIADTVGTPYNHVSKAMAKLRNLGLIEVERGRTGGSRLSHAGRVATVGQILRQLDTRTDAAECMAPGGNCPLINECKLRSALSRAREAFYRELDSVMIADLPVSRQMEPVFEMIGLRPGL, encoded by the coding sequence ATGAAAATCAACGCTTTTGCCGACGTGAGTCTGAGGGCGCTAATGGTGCTGGCCGCCGCTCCCGGCGGCACGCTGCTCACCACACAAAACATCGCCGATACCGTGGGAACCCCTTACAACCACGTCAGCAAGGCGATGGCAAAGCTGAGGAACCTCGGGCTGATTGAGGTGGAGCGCGGTCGGACCGGCGGCTCCCGGCTAAGCCATGCCGGCCGGGTTGCCACCGTGGGACAAATCCTCCGGCAGCTCGACACCAGGACGGACGCGGCAGAGTGCATGGCCCCGGGCGGCAACTGCCCGCTCATCAATGAATGCAAGCTCCGCTCCGCCCTGTCACGGGCGCGCGAGGCCTTCTACCGCGAGCTCGACAGCGTGATGATCGCGGACCTTCCGGTCTCCCGGCAAATGGAACCCGTCTTCGAAATGATCGGCCTCCGGCCCGGGCTGTAG